The nucleotide window CCTGATACTCAGACCGAGCGCGGTTCGTTTGGTGAGATTCTGCATCGCCATTTTTCAGAGGCTGGAAGCAAGCATCATCCTCCGCTGGGCGTTGAGACAGAGCAGGTCTTTGTCGTGACAGAAGAGGGCGGTCGCATGCCGAAGGTGGAGGAGTTTGAGGGTTACGATGGGCTGCTCATTACGGGCAGTATGTATGACGCGCATGGCGACAACCAGTGGATTCATGACTTGCTCGATCTTTTGAAGCGTGAGTAGCCCGTTATTTCTCTCTTGGAAGGTAAACTCACTGTTCCTAGAACTATGGATAAAGCGCCCAGACTTTCACTTCACAGGCGTTTGCTTCGGCCATCAGGTCCTCTCTCGTCTTCTAGGAGGCAAAGTCGGCCCGTCACCTACCAACGACTGGGAACTTGGTCACAATGCAATCACCCTCACACCTGTAGGCAAACGCCTCTTCCGTACACACGATGACAAAGTCTACCTCCATCAAATgcaccaagaccaagttcTCGAAGCCCCCACGGTCGAGTCATCCAACGGCCTTCTCAAGCCCGACACCGACGTCCATGTTTGGGGTACGAGTAATCACACATCCATTCAGGGATTATATATTCCCAACCGGCTATTCACGTCACAGGCGCATCTGGCTTTTGATGAGGACATGGTCAAGAGACAGATTCAGATGAGAATTGACAGTGGTGGGATCAAGGATCTGGAGCATGCGGATCGGGCGGCTGAGACGGCGGATCTAGAACATGACGGAGAGCAAGTTGCGTCAGCGATTCTGAGGCTGTTTAGATACGACGATGATGGTATGTCGTGGGACTAAACTGGTTTGCATAGACCGGAAAATAGATGGCAAATTTGGGTAAAATGTTCTGAAAGGAGGTCTAATATCATGATCCTTTTCCCCTCAGCGTATGAGAGATGACGCCTCAACTTATTGATTCTCTTCGGCTATGAGATCCGATAATTAATGTCACTGAATAAAGTTTCCtaaacatcatcatccatatTTAAATACTCCCTGAATCAAGGAGTATCCATACTTCGTAGATCGAAACATAGTCAAGATAAGTGATACAGTCCGTGTGAGCTTGACCAGCTATAATTTATGCCAAACAGCTTCTGCTTACAGGCACTCTATCGCATTGATTGACATCGAATTCGGTCCAAGCTATAAGAGACACCATCTCGAACCTGTGGCTGTTTCCTTCCCCTCAAGGTACGAAACTGGCACTTCCACGAGTTTGAGCGAGACGAAGGGAAAATACTAGAGATTCGCCCGCTATCCTTGCAAAAGGTTGCCTTGGGCATAGTTCAATCGAATTAGTCGTTGTATCAAGTTCGACGTGCGTGATACTTGGCGACAGTCTCGATACAGCCCACGGTCAACGCGCTGAGGGTTAAAGGATGCTGCTTTTGTGTTGTAGCACATGGTTTGAAGTAATGTTCAATTGTGCTTGACATAGACGCTGAATTTTGACTATGTAACAATATGGGAATAAAGACGTGTCGCGCTTTGAATGTTCTTGAGGTATCATGTGGCGTTTTACTGTCTGATGAATGAGACGAGGGCTTTCCCCGGAGCGAAGTCTCTTTGGCATTGCTGTAGCATCAAGTTGTGGGTGCAGCACCTGTTCTTCCCCTTGATGCGTTCGCATTACTGATAGTCTCCTGCGACAGCACACTCGGTGCATCATAGCTGGGGTTGATCAAACACAGGCTGACCATTATGAGCTGGCCAGAGGTGTCGATGAGCTCGCATTTTAGATGTGGGACTGAGGTGCGAGTTGGTATTAGAATTCATTGTCTAGGTCTTACCAGAGTATAAGAGAGTATACTCACACCAGTATCCGCTTGGGGATACTTCTCCATGCTGGTTTGATATGACATTGCCGCAAAGACCACAATTGCAATGTTGGATGCTGTAGTTTAGGATACGCACTCTAGATTCCGGTTGCTGTAAAGTCCGAGCCATTTTGCATATCTGGGCGGAGGCATAAATCTCTTGTGTCTTTCCGTAGTGCTCCTCGACATGGTTTACTACTGATCTAATCAGCGCAGTCCCAGCCAGGTGTCTCCTCCTTGATTTTGCTTTTTTTATGCTTACAGGGACGCCTGCAAGCTTAAACTCCCTGAATGCTGCTTCAATGGCCTTTGTCTCTCGCCATATCTTTATGCCTTGCTTCCCCTATGTTCACATGCCCGTCTTCTGAATCGAAATCTTCCCATGGTTCAAATTTCTAGGGACGCACTGATTACTTGGCTCTTTTTTGTAGATCATTAGTCAATGGCGTCCTCAGCCAAAGTGCCTTAGCTCTTGACATACTCCGCTCTCGTTGGACGGCTTGGGGCCAGCTCTTCATAGGGAAAGCTCTAACATGAACCTAGTAAGAGACTCAAAGCTTTGGCTGTGAGAGAACCTGTATATTTATGGACGGATAGCTAAGTAGTGATTGTCATATGAATCATTAGTCTCATAAAATTGTTCTGAGTATTGAAGTTGCTCTGTGTGACAGGGTTCTGGTATGAGGGGGCTCCTTACCATGCCAAAGTAGAAAAGAACTTTGTGTGCGCATGAAAGAGGCT belongs to Fusarium oxysporum Fo47 chromosome V, complete sequence and includes:
- a CDS encoding class I glutamine amidotransferase-like protein, whose protein sequence is MGQHYKPTIDAQVVKVFVLETDTPHPDTQTERGSFGEILHRHFSEAGSKHHPPLGVETEQVFVVTEEGGRMPKVEEFEGYDGLLITGSMYDAHGDNQWIHDLLDLLKQLWIKRPDFHFTGVCFGHQVLSRLLGGKVGPSPTNDWELGHNAITLTPVGKRLFRTHDDKVYLHQMHQDQVLEAPTVESSNGLLKPDTDVHVWGTSNHTSIQGLYIPNRLFTSQAHLAFDEDMVKRQIQMRIDSGGIKDLEHADRAAETADLEHDGEQVASAILRLFRYDDDGMSWD